A stretch of the Capsicum annuum cultivar UCD-10X-F1 chromosome 10, UCD10Xv1.1, whole genome shotgun sequence genome encodes the following:
- the LOC107845453 gene encoding E3 ubiquitin-protein ligase RING1-like → MSTTTTATPPQPHHTFWCHECDMSVFLLHPPPTNPRCPHCHSDFLEQMDSFTPTLVPQFPNHPNPSHSSDTFTPSDDNFLLNSPYLQRLIRHLTTTNDVPAITANANHQNSSASRSAVEALEVLQISSSMLENDPVIPCAVCKDQFLLDMQVKMLPCKHMYHSDCILPWLESNNSCPVCRFRLPSEEDEVCRRRQNFAAAMRLEELMGGEQEDVFGFRRTLRRVARRHQLDREDTTRGDSLEFLLSSTQIGQAGQGIGVVTRANSVETVSSWPNWPLESGSEDEVGESGNRLGG, encoded by the coding sequence ATGTCCACCACCACCACCGCAACTCCGCCACAGCCCCACCACACTTTCTGGTGTCATGAATGTGACATGAGTGTCTTCCTCCTCCACCCACCCCCCACTAATCCTCGTTGTCCTCACTGCCATTCCGATTTCCTCGAGCAAATGGACTCTTTTACCCCTACCCTTGTTCCCCAATTTCCAAATCACCCTAACCCTAGCCATAGCTCTGACACTTTCACTCCCTCTGACGACAACTTCCTCCTCAATAGTCCTTATCTCCAACGTCTTATCCGCCATCTGACCACCACTAACGACGTTCCCGCCATTACCGCCAATGCCAATCATCAAAACAGTTCGGCTTCCAGATCAGCTGTGGAGGCACTTGAAGTTCTTCAAATTAGCTCTTCCATGCTTGAGAATGATCCGGTTATTCCTTGTGCCGTTTGCAAAGACCAGTTTTTACTGGACATGCAAGTTAAAATGTTGCCCTGCAAACACATGTATCATTCTGATTGCATTTTACCATGGTTAGAGTCGAACAATTCCTGTCCAGTTTGTAGGTTTCGATTACCCTCCGAGGAAGATGAGGTTTGCCGTAGACGTCAGAATTTTGCTGCGGCAATGAGGTTGGAAGAGTTGATGGGTGGTGAGCAAGAGGATGTGTTTGGGTTTAGGCGTACGCTTAGACGCGTTGCGAGGAGGCATCAGCTAGACAGGGAGGATACGACTAGGGGTGACAGTTTGGAGTTTCTACTTTCGTCTACTCAGATTGGCCAGGCGGGTCAAGGAATTGGGGTTGTTACGAGAGCTAATAGTGTTGAGACTGTATCAAGTTGGCCCAATTGGCCACTGGAAAGTGGCAGTGAAGATGAAGTAGGTGAGAGTGGTAACAGACTTGGTGGTTAA